The DNA segment CGGGCAGGTAATATTAGGTGTAATTGAGGTTACTACAGTTGGAACCCAAGGTTTCTTAATGCCAGTATTTTATGATGCTGCTACAGGAGGAACACCTTTAAATATAAACATGGTAATAACAACATCTGGTACTTATTATGTATCGCAAACAAACGGTACTTGTGAGAGTGATAGAGAAGAAGTAAATATTACTGTTAACCTGATACCTATTGCGCCTATGGGAGACGCTGAACAAGAGTTCAACTCTGGCGAAACAATAGCCGATTTAGAGATTACTACAATAGATGGAGCAACAATAACATGGTACATAATGGATGCTGGCATGCAGCTAGTCGAGGTAGCTTCAAATACTGCATTAGTTCATGAAGGAGAATATTATGCAACTCAAACGGTTGATGGTTGTGAAAGTTTACCCTTTATGATTACAGCAAATGACGTGTTGAGTATAGCAACGATTACTAGAAATAAAATGATGGTATATCCTAACCCTGTTATTGATGTGCTTATTGTATCAGGAGAAACTACTATTTCTAAAGTAGTAGTAGTTAACTTACTAGGGCAAAACGTTATTAGTCAGGATGCTAATGATACAGAAGTTATTATAAATATGGATTCAGTAGAAGCGGGTACTTATTTTGTACAAGTCCAAGCACTAAACGGTGCAACGACATCATTTAAGATTATGAAGAAGGAATAAATTGGTTAGTTTTTCCTTTCCACTAAAGGGCTTTCTGTACAGGAAGCCCTTTTTTTGTTATAAAAAATAAAAATAGTGTGTACTTTTAATAAATACGCTTTAATTTGCTGATTCATATAATAGTGGTTTTTATGAAGTTAATTTCATTTTGTGTCTTTTTTCTATTTGTTATCTCTACTCCTGAACTAAAATCAGTGAGGCAGCATTATATTAATGCAGCACAATCTAAAACGAGTGCTGATAGCTTTTATACTTCATTACAAAGCATAGAGAAAGGACAAGATGCAACGCTTATGGCATATAAGGCAGCCTCTGTAGTACTGATGGCAAAATATGAAAAAGGTATTATTACCAAAACAAGGTTTTTTAATCGAGGTACTGATATGCTAGAGGCTACTATAGAAAAAGCACCCGATAATTATGAAGCCCGCCTAATACGGCTTAATATTCAGGATAATGTACCTTGGATTACTGGGTATAAATCTGAAATTAAAGAAGATAAAGCCTTTCTTATAAAAAATTACAATAAACAACCGCAGGATTTAAAAGACTTTACCAAAAAGTATGTCAAACAATCAGCCGCTTTCTCTGATGAAGAAAAAGAATATTTTAATTAGAAGTAAGCTCGTAGCTGTACACTACCCGTGTGTATCGCTTTGCTGGTTTCACTTTTACGTCCCTGATAGCTTATATTTACATCTAAAAATTGCGTAAGACTTTTTTGTAATAATAGCCGCCAAGTAATGTTTTCGCCAGCTTGTAACCCTTCTAGCATCTGGAATGCTGCGGGACTTAACTGATTTCCTGTAAAATCGTTTTTATAATAAGACAACTCGCCGCTCGTGGTAAATTGCTTCTCTGAAGCATAAGTATACGAAGTACCCAAACGTTGCTGGTATAGTGTTTCGGCATCACCAATGCGGTTTTCTTTGCTGCGGTATTCATAAAAAATATCCCAACTCGCATTACGCGAAAAAATATATGATATTTTAGGACCTGCCAAATAACTGTCTATTTCATAGTTTCGTGTACTGTAGTTTTCAGAATAAGTAGATGATTCTATCATTTGCCCTGTTAACCCAAACAACCATGTTTTTTGTAATAAATGAGCATATTGTAACTGGTGCGAGTTATTGTTATTTTCTTGCGATCCTGATGTTAACAGCGTTTTAGTCCTGTTTTTAGTATAGGTATAGGTAACAGAATGGTCTTGTTTACCCCGATTGTAAAACAAGCTATTACGAATGCCCGATGTGATACCTAGCAAGTCTTTCTCACCTGAAGAAAAAGGGTTGAGGTCGAAGTTACCACCATCGCGCGCTATTTTCCTGTCAATTAAAAAAGACGACTGATTGTAAAAGTAAGAAAGCACTTTTTTAAATCCCTCTTCATTTTGCCATTGGTTAGGGTTAAGCATAAGTGATTGCGAAAACTTGTTTTGGTGTGTGCGTACAAAAATTTGATTTGCTAGAAACACTTGTACATACTTCGCTTGATCAGGAAAAGGGGCTACTTCAAACTCCTGTAGCTCTTGTATACCATTTTCGTTATAATCGTTCCACATATATACACCCTGCCCAGGTTCTACCTCAAGATAAGTAAACTCTTGCTGTGCAATAGTACCCGATGTGGTTTCGTAAGCCGTAGTAACCTGCACTAGTTGATTCCAGTAGCTGTCATTATACAACACGCGCGAGTTAAGCGAAGGCTCATCGCGTATGGTAGGGTCTTCAAACTTTAATTCTCTATAGTTTACAAATAGTGTAAGGTCGCTTTTTTCGGTTTTTACTAGTCGCGATTTTAGGTAGTAGGAGCGCGAAGTATTTACTTTTTTTAAAGCCCCTGCTACTAAGCTATCATTGGCACGTTGCAAGTAGCCCAATTCTACATATACTTTGGTGCTATCGCCACGCCCTATAAATGCGCCAAACTCATTAAAGCGTTGGCTTAAAGCTGAAAATTCATCTGTTTCTTTAATTTTTTCTTCATTGCTCTCCATCCTAACAGAACCACCTACCCAGTTTTTGCCAAAGTGATATTTTGTTAATGCTTCATTACGTATAAAAGTAGATGATGCGTAGTCGCTATCACTTTCTAGCCAACTACCCTGATTTTTAACCATCAGTTTATTAAAGGTAAACATACCATCAACCACATGACGCGTACCTGAAAAAGTGTCAGAAAAATCTAGTTGCTCTGCCTGATATTTTACCTGCCCCTTTTTGGGTAATTTAAATATTGTTCCTGCTACTAAAAAGCTTTGGTTGTCATCGGTAGTAATAATATTGTCCAAGTTCCAGTCGCGGTCAAATTCTATGTTATACAACCTTTCTATAGTGCGGAAATCTTTTTGCACATATTGGAAATTACCAAAAACATCAAGTTCCCATGCATTAGCAGTATAAACTCGCTGTTTAGCATTCAAGTTCCCTGCAAAACCTTTGTTATTCCCATCATCTATAGGGGAGTAGAGGTTAAGGTCGTTATTGCTTAATCCTGCTTCAAAATCAATATAGGTTTTCTCGTTTGGGTTATATTTTCCCAGTACGGTAGCTATTTGTATTTTGGTAGGAGGGGTTAAACGGGTTATCGGTTCATAGTTCCCCTGTAATACACCGCCAATGGGTGGGGCATATTCATAAATTCGACCTATAGCATCGGTGTTACTCAGTACATAATTACCCTGATTATTGCCCACAAGACTAAAGGTAACATTATACAACTCATCATCAGGGTTATTGGAGTATTCAAAAACTTCAAAGCCGTTTACTATAGTTTTTTGATATAATACTTTGTTCTCCGAATAACTGTCAAGGTAAGCAGAGGGCGCAGTCATTAGGCTACTATCATCGCCCGCCTGTTTTAGTATTTCTACTTGTGCTTCCGATAGATTTTGTTGTAATGGTTGATTTTTAATATCATTTTCAGAGTACACATAACCACCAATGCTCCAGCCATCGTTTTCATGCGTAATACCACCATAAGATACAAAGCGGGTATAACTGCGCTCAGAATATTGATATTCTACATTAATACGCATTTCTGAAGTGATAGGGAACAGTGTAGTGAAGATAATTTCTCCCGCATTATAATCAATAATATAATCGTTGCTCTCGCCACGCTCCAGCAAGATACCATTTACAAAAACCCGCTCTGAACCTGATATTACCAATATATAGGATTGCTGATTGGCGCCACGTAGTTTATAAGGTCCTTGGTTGCCTTCTTGCCCTGTAAAGGTACTGCGCGCATACTGCCCGCGTACCAATGCCGCTGCGGTATGTATGGTAGTGCGTGCTTCGGGTTTCCCGAAAGAAAAAGTGGTAGAAAGCCCCTGTACTTTTTTATTGAAATTAAGGAAACGCGATTCTCTATTTTCTAAAAACAAGTCACCTGCACGAATGTTCCAATTGTCGCTAAACATCTCTATAAATATTTGGTCGAACTCATCGAGCTTTTGCGAATAACCGCCTTCTTGCAATGGTATATTACTATCTTGTATAGAGGCACGCAGGCTAACGCGTTGTGATATTTTCCCTGTTATTTGTAAGTCGAGGTTAGAGTTTACCACCGCATTTTGATTGTTACCCATCGTGATGCCTCGTGTTATACTCCCCGACGTATTTAACCCTTCAAAAGGCTTAAAAGTATTAAGCGGGTCACGTTTTATAGTGTAGCGGTTACCATCGTCGGCATCATTTGGTACTACGCGCGAAGCATCGTAAATACTGTATTTTTTGGTAAGGTAGTCGGGGTAACTTAGATAACGCATAGTAAGCGTATCGGGCGATTGGAAACCGTTTTTAAATATCAGTGTACTCTTACGGAAATCAACATCATAATAGCTGGTATCGATATCGTTACCCATTTTGTCCTGTAGCTTAAAGAACACTTTATTAATGCTTACGCTATCTATTTTTATAGTATCACGTTCGGTAGTTATTTTACGGTTTTTATAGGGCGTGGTTATCTCCTGCCCGTATAGCGCGGAGGCACAACATATAAACACCAGTAAAAGCCCGTTTTTCAGCATCACAACTTTATAACTCTAAAATGGCAAAAGTAGTGTATTTGGCTTTAATTAGTTAAGGTAATGAGATTAGTCATTATGAGTAAGTACGGCGAAGTAATTTTTTATTTAACAGAGTATTTCTTTTTTGTAGTTTTGTCTTTCAAATAAACAAAAAATGAAGAAAGCCGAATTAATACTTGTTGCAATAGCAATAATAGCAATAGGATTAAAGATATCCCATGTGCCAGGAGGGGCAGTTTTAGGGATACTATCTATGGGATTATTGTCTATGCTATACATTACTTTAAGTTTTTTATTATTTAAAGCCAAAGGGACTTTACAAACACTATTTAGTGTAGCTACAGGGTTTACATTTTCTATTCTTACTATAGGTATACTCTTTATGTTAATGTTTTGGCCAGGAGCCTCTTTTATGACATTAATTGGCTCAATAAGTGTATCTATTGTAATAATAATATCTCTAATTAAATACAGTTCAAGTAAACTACCTTTTTATAAGAGTATATTACTACGTTCTGTAATACTTTGTCTTATATGCGCTACTATTTTTATGATTAAAGATAACTGGTATATAGAGAATCAATATGGAGATATCCCTGAATATATAGAAGCTTATAAAAAAGCACAAGCTGATCCTGATAATGAAGAACTTCGCAGAGAAGCTAATGCAATACTGGATAGTGTATATGAAGAAAAATATAAATATAGCCGCAAATAAGCTTATATTTTTTCTTTAGTAACTACCTGCATCGTTTCGCGGCTTACCTGTTTTACTAACACCTCTTTATTTTGTGCTACAGCATTAACCGATTTTTCGGTAAAGTGACGTATCGTGTACAGCGAAACATCTTCGTTATAGGTTACTTTAAACTTTTTAGAGAGTAGTTTTTTTAGTTCGCTAAAGTTGCCAAATTTATCATCTACACATACCGAGAAGCTAATTGCCGAATTCTGGATAAGGTGTACTTTCATTTTATATTGGTGCAGCAAGGCAAATATCTCGCTGATGTTTTCTTCCATAATAAAAGAGAAATCAAGCGATGAAAGTGATATCAATAACTGATTTTTCTTAACAATGTAGCAACTGGTGTGTGGTTCTAAGTCGGCACCCTTACTCACGCTTGTGCCTGCCAATAAAGGATTGATAAACGACTTTACATACAACGGAATTTCTTTGCGCTGTAGTGGTTGTAACGTTTTAGGATGAATAACCGTAGCACCATAAAAAGCAAGCTCTATGGCTTCGCGATAGGATATTTGGTTAAGCAGTATTGCGTTTTCAAAATAACGAGGGTCAGCATTAAGTACCCCTTGTACATCTTTCCATATCGTTACGCTTTCGGCATTAAGGCAATAGGCAAATATTGCTGCCGAATAATCGGAGCCTTCTCTGCCTAACGTGGTAGTGAAGTTATTCTCGTCAGAGCCTAAAAATCCTTGTGTAATGTTTAGTGTTTTACGCTGTATTTTTTTAACAATGTTTTGCTGTGTATGCTCCCAATCTACTATGGCATCGCGGTAAGTATTGTCGGTTTTAATAAACTCTCTTACATCCAGCCATTGGTTTTGCAGCCCTCTGTAATTAAAGTACTGACTCACTATGGTGGTCGATACCATTTCGCCTGTGCTTACTACTTGGTCATACACAAAATTGTAATTAGGCGATTTGTTGTGTTTCAGGAAATATTCTAAGTCGGCAAACAGCTTGTTTACTACTGTAAATACTTCGTGATTCTCTTCCTCAAACAGGTCGAGTAATATTTGGTTATGGTACTTTTTTACATCCTGTAAAGACGATTGCAGTTCTGGCGACTTGTCAATATAGTTTTTTATAACAACCTCTAATGCATTAGTGGTTTTACCCATTGCCGAAATTACAAGCAGTACATCTTTATGCCCTACTTGTTCTAAAACACTATATACATTTTTAATCCCTTCGGCATCTTTTACTGATGCTCCTCCAAATTTAAATACTTTCATCTGTTATACTAAATTGCTTATAAACTAAGTGTAAATTTTGTAATGCCCTCTTCGTCCATTTGTACCGTTAGCCAGTCGTTAAAAACGGTAGCCCCCGATCGTTTATAAAAATCAATAGCGTGAGTGTTCCAGTCGAGTACTACCCACTCTACACGGCTTACGCCCTGCGCTTTAGCAAAGGTAATCACTTCTTTATATAATGCGCTGCCTGCACCCGTGCCGCGTTTCTCTTCTTTTACAATAAGGTCTTCAAGGTGTATGGTTTTACCTTTCCATGTAGAGTAACGGTTATAAAATAATGCCATACCTATTATTTCGCCATCCAATTCCGCTACAACAGTATAGAATAAGGGATTTGTGCCAAAACCATCTTTTACTAAATCATCAGCAGTAAGGAGTACTGCATCGGGTTCTTTTTCAAAAACGGCAAGTTCCTTAATGAGTTCCAGTACGGCAGGCATATCCTGCGGTGTTCCTTTGCGTATAATCATGACCAAAATTTTAGCAAAAATACATTCTATTCCCTTATTTGATAATAAATTATTTTCTTATCACAAAAATTTAGATATTTGTGCCACAACTCAACTATAACGTTTTAGTAATGGAAGAACGCAACAAGACATTAGGCGAATTTATCATCGAGAATCAGAAGGATTTTCAATATTCTTCGGGCGAATTATCAAGGCTTATCAACTCTATACGCCTTGCGGCAAAAGTGGTAAACTATAAGGTAAACAAAGCGGGGCTCGTAGATATCGTGGGTGCCTTTGGCGAGCAGAATGTACAGGGCGAAGATCAGCAAAAGCTTGATGTATATGCTAATGAGGTTTTTATGCAAACGCTTATAAATCGTGAGATTGTATGTGGTATTGCTTCTGAAGAGAATGACGATTTTATTACGGTGCAAGGGCAGGATAAAGGGCATAATAACAAATATGTTGTGCTTATGGATCCGCTTGATGGCTCGTCTAACATAGATGTTAATGTATCGGTAGGTACTATATTCTCTGTTTTTCGTAGGGTAACACCTGTGGGTACGCCAGTTACTTCCGAAGATTTTTTACAACCAGGAGTTAATCAGGTTGCAGCAGGCTATGTTATATATGGTACTAGTACTATGATTGTGTATACAACAGGGCATGGTGTTAACGGTTTTACGCTTAACCCTGCTATTGGTACATTTTATCTTTCGCATCCTAATATGCAGTTTTCTAAAGATGGAAATATCTACTCTATTAACGAAGGGAATTATGTACACTTTCCTCAAGGCGTAAAGAACTATATAAAATACTGTCAGCTAGAAGAAGAGAACAGACCTTACACATCGCGTTACATAGGTAGTTTGGTGTCTGATATTCATCGTAATATGATAAAGGGTGGTATATATATTTACCCTACTAGTGCAAAAGCACCTAATGGTAAATTACGTTTGTTATATGAATGTAACCCTATGGCATTTATAGCAGAGCAGGCAGGTGGTAAAGCATCTGATGGGTTTAAACGTATTATGGAAATACAACCTACAGAGCTGCACCAGCGTGTACCGTTTTTCTGCGGTAGTTATAATATGGTAGCAAAAGCTGAGGAGTTTATGCAAAAAGCCGAAGTGAAATAATAGAATAATAGAAATTACCATAAATAAAAAAAGCCCTTTTAAAAGGGCTTTTTTTATTATTTGTTCATGTGTTGCATTTCATACACAAAGTTGTCAGAGTCAACTCCCATCACAATAAGTGATAATGCTTTGTCTACAATATACTTAACATTCCCCGGAGTAAAGCCTAATGCAAGGGCAAAACGGGTAAGGATATCTTTTTGCCTTGGTCCTAATATATGGTCTGCATATACCATTTTAGAAAGGTCATATAAACGCTCTAGTCTTTGTACATACAAGTACGGAGGGTTTACAGGGTATTTCATGGGGTTAGCCATGATTTCTTTGTACTCATCTTCGGATATTTCCAGTTGTTTAGCCAGTTTATCCAAAAACAGTTTTTCTTCAGGACTAACGTGTCCGTTTTCCATCGCAACCCTAACAATAGCAGAGAAATGTCCTTTATTTCTCTCTTTGAAACCACTATCGAATAAATCTGAAATTGACATATTTCTTACATGTTATTTAGTAACCGCAAATATAAATTATAAATTCCCTGTTGAAAACAATTTTTAAAAGATTTTTACTGCAAATTTCTTAAATTTTCAACCTTTATTATAATTGTAAGGTTTTTAGAGTAGTTTGTATACTTATTTTAGGTGTTACTATTGGTTACTACAATAATAAATTTTAATCAATTATCGTTTTAAGACGCTGAATGGCTTAACTTTGTTTCTTTAGTTATTTATGTAAATGGAAGAAGAAAAACTGAATAAGTACGATAAAGCTTATTTGAGAATAGCAAGAGAATGGAGCCAGTTGTCGTACTGCGAACGCAAAAAGGTTGGCGCAATTATTGTAAAAGATAGAATGATAATATCTGATGGTTATAACGGCACACCATCGGGATTTGAAAACTGCTGCGAAGATGAAGAGAACCTTACTAAATGGTATGTTTTACACGCAGAGGCTAATGCGATTTTAAAAGTTGCTCGTTCAACACAATCTTGTGAGGGCGCAACATTATATATCACAATGTCGCCTTGTAAAGATTGTAGTAAATTAATACATCAATCAGGTATAACCCGTGTAGTATATCAAAACGGATATAAAGACAATTCTGGTATTACGTTTTTAGAACGTGCAGGTGTAGCGGTTGTGTGTATCCCTGATTTGGATAAATAGATAATGAAAATTAAAAATATATATATTCCATTGCTTCTTGCGGTCTTTATGGCAGCAGGCATACTTTTGGGGAGTTTTTTAAACTTTCCCGAAGATAAGCGCAGTATGTTGTCTAGTGCTAAAAAGACGAAGCTGAATAAACTTATGGACTTTATTGAGAGCGAGTATATAGATGATGTAGATGCCGACTCTATTGTAGATCTTACTGTAAATAGCATACTCGAAAAACTCGACCCACACTCGGTATATATTGCCAAAAATGAAATGGAAGCTGTATCCCAAAGCATGAAAGGAGACTTTGTAGGTATAGGGGTTAACTTCTATATGTATAAAGACTCGGTAGCGGTTATAAAGCCTATACATGGAGGACCATCTGAAAAAGCGGGAATAAAATCGGGTGACCGCATTTTATATGCAGATAATACTAAACTATATGGGCGTGAGCTGCCAAACGATAGTCTTTTTGCTACGCTAAAAGGCGAAAGGGGGTCTGCGCTTACTTTAACCGTGTTCAGAAAAAGTGAAAATAAAAAATTTAAAGTTAATCTTACACGTGATGTAGTACCTATAAAAAGTGTAGATGTTGCCGTAATGGTTGATGATAAAACAGGATACATAAAAATAAATCGTTTTGCCGAGACAACTTATGATGAGTTTCATGAAGGGCTAGTTACTCTTAAAAAACAAGGGGCTACAACACTTATAATAGATCTTCGTGATAATGGTGGTGGTTACCTTGAAAAAGCAGTAGATATTGCCGATGATTTACTGGAAGACGATCTTGTAATTGTAAAAACCAAGAATAAAAAAAATCGTGAAGATATTACCTATGCAAGCGATGATGGTGTTTTTGAGCAAGGAAAGGTATATGTGCTTATAAATGAAAATAGTGCATCGGCAAGTGAAATATTAGCAGGAGCTATACAAGATAATGATAGAGGCACTATAGTAGGTAGGCGCTCGTTTGGGAAAGGCTTAGTACAGCGCGAAATGCCATTAGGTGATGGTAGTGCTGTAAGGCTTACTGTGGCGCGTTATTATACTCCTTCGGGACGTTCTATACAGCGTAGCTATGCCGATGGTGAAGAGGCTTATTTTGACGATTTTCAGAAACGTTATGAAAATGGTGAGCTATATGCTGCCGATAGTATTAAAGTAGCCGATACATTAAAATATAAAACCCTTAGAGGTAGAACGGTATATGGCGGTGGTGGTATTATACCCGACGTGTTTGTGCCGCTTGAGGGCGAGCATGGCGATGAGGCTTTACTTATGATAATGAAATCGGGTGTGGTAAGCTATTTTGTATTTGAACAACTAGATGCTGAAAGAAAAGCGTTTGATGGTCTTAATAAACAACAAGTAATAGATAAAATTATCAATACTGATGTTTATTATAGGTCATTTTCCAAGTACCTTTCACAGAGCGGTTTGGTACTACCGTTACAAAAACATAAACAAGAAATAAAATACTATTTAGCGGCAGAATTTGTAAGGCAGCTTGTAAGTGAAAAGAAATATTATCAAATGTTACTGAAAGAAGATAGCATGGTAAAAAAAGTGCTAGAACAGTAAGTGTATAAATTAAAACCATAAAACTATAAAAAATGAAAACACTATTTAAATCATTATTTCTCCTGTTTACGTTATTTTGTATTAGTACTACTGCTAGCGCGCAAGAAAAGAAAACAGTCCAGACGGCTACTATAAAAACAGCTATTGCGTGTAACCATTGTAAAGTTTGTGAAACTTGCGGAGAGCTTTTTGATAAAAAACTGTTGAGAGAAAAGGGAGTGCAAATGGTAGAGCTAAATGAAGAGGCTATGACTATTAAGGTAACTTATAATAGTAAAAAAACAGACTTGTCTACCATAAAACAAGCGATTAGTAAACTGGGTTATGATGCAGATGATATTAAAGCAGACCCAAATGCTTATGAAAAACTAGACGGTTGTTGTAAGGTGTAAAAATCACTTATATATAAAAAAACGGGGTTGTTATATAACAACCCCGTTTTTTTATGTTTTATCTAGAAATAGATT comes from the Flavobacterium arcticum genome and includes:
- a CDS encoding GNAT family N-acetyltransferase is translated as MIIRKGTPQDMPAVLELIKELAVFEKEPDAVLLTADDLVKDGFGTNPLFYTVVAELDGEIIGMALFYNRYSTWKGKTIHLEDLIVKEEKRGTGAGSALYKEVITFAKAQGVSRVEWVVLDWNTHAIDFYKRSGATVFNDWLTVQMDEEGITKFTLSL
- a CDS encoding aspartate kinase yields the protein MKVFKFGGASVKDAEGIKNVYSVLEQVGHKDVLLVISAMGKTTNALEVVIKNYIDKSPELQSSLQDVKKYHNQILLDLFEEENHEVFTVVNKLFADLEYFLKHNKSPNYNFVYDQVVSTGEMVSTTIVSQYFNYRGLQNQWLDVREFIKTDNTYRDAIVDWEHTQQNIVKKIQRKTLNITQGFLGSDENNFTTTLGREGSDYSAAIFAYCLNAESVTIWKDVQGVLNADPRYFENAILLNQISYREAIELAFYGATVIHPKTLQPLQRKEIPLYVKSFINPLLAGTSVSKGADLEPHTSCYIVKKNQLLISLSSLDFSFIMEENISEIFALLHQYKMKVHLIQNSAISFSVCVDDKFGNFSELKKLLSKKFKVTYNEDVSLYTIRHFTEKSVNAVAQNKEVLVKQVSRETMQVVTKEKI
- a CDS encoding deoxycytidylate deaminase, translating into MEEEKLNKYDKAYLRIAREWSQLSYCERKKVGAIIVKDRMIISDGYNGTPSGFENCCEDEENLTKWYVLHAEANAILKVARSTQSCEGATLYITMSPCKDCSKLIHQSGITRVVYQNGYKDNSGITFLERAGVAVVCIPDLDK
- a CDS encoding cation transporter, whose protein sequence is MKTLFKSLFLLFTLFCISTTASAQEKKTVQTATIKTAIACNHCKVCETCGELFDKKLLREKGVQMVELNEEAMTIKVTYNSKKTDLSTIKQAISKLGYDADDIKADPNAYEKLDGCCKV
- a CDS encoding tellurite resistance TerB family protein translates to MSISDLFDSGFKERNKGHFSAIVRVAMENGHVSPEEKLFLDKLAKQLEISEDEYKEIMANPMKYPVNPPYLYVQRLERLYDLSKMVYADHILGPRQKDILTRFALALGFTPGNVKYIVDKALSLIVMGVDSDNFVYEMQHMNK
- the fbp gene encoding class 1 fructose-bisphosphatase, which codes for MEERNKTLGEFIIENQKDFQYSSGELSRLINSIRLAAKVVNYKVNKAGLVDIVGAFGEQNVQGEDQQKLDVYANEVFMQTLINREIVCGIASEENDDFITVQGQDKGHNNKYVVLMDPLDGSSNIDVNVSVGTIFSVFRRVTPVGTPVTSEDFLQPGVNQVAAGYVIYGTSTMIVYTTGHGVNGFTLNPAIGTFYLSHPNMQFSKDGNIYSINEGNYVHFPQGVKNYIKYCQLEEENRPYTSRYIGSLVSDIHRNMIKGGIYIYPTSAKAPNGKLRLLYECNPMAFIAEQAGGKASDGFKRIMEIQPTELHQRVPFFCGSYNMVAKAEEFMQKAEVK
- a CDS encoding S41 family peptidase, with translation MKIKNIYIPLLLAVFMAAGILLGSFLNFPEDKRSMLSSAKKTKLNKLMDFIESEYIDDVDADSIVDLTVNSILEKLDPHSVYIAKNEMEAVSQSMKGDFVGIGVNFYMYKDSVAVIKPIHGGPSEKAGIKSGDRILYADNTKLYGRELPNDSLFATLKGERGSALTLTVFRKSENKKFKVNLTRDVVPIKSVDVAVMVDDKTGYIKINRFAETTYDEFHEGLVTLKKQGATTLIIDLRDNGGGYLEKAVDIADDLLEDDLVIVKTKNKKNREDITYASDDGVFEQGKVYVLINENSASASEILAGAIQDNDRGTIVGRRSFGKGLVQREMPLGDGSAVRLTVARYYTPSGRSIQRSYADGEEAYFDDFQKRYENGELYAADSIKVADTLKYKTLRGRTVYGGGGIIPDVFVPLEGEHGDEALLMIMKSGVVSYFVFEQLDAERKAFDGLNKQQVIDKIINTDVYYRSFSKYLSQSGLVLPLQKHKQEIKYYLAAEFVRQLVSEKKYYQMLLKEDSMVKKVLEQ